GTTGGTAATATGGAACAAACTCTGTCAACACAATTGACTTATTAGTAAAATATTTAGAGTTTATGTTCGACCTCCTCCTGTATGGTCAACAGGAGCGATAACCACCTTTTCATGGGTTTAAAAATAGTTGGTTGTTTTAGACCGATGGGCATTTGGTTTATTTTATTGAAAACGGAAGCGGAAGAGCATACGTTGATGCGGTGGGAGCCGCGCCGGTTGGCGGTGCTCATCGAAGCCTATGAGCCAAGCATAATAAGAATTCGGCAGTACTATTTTGTTGGATGGACGGCGCGATCCGATGGCAAACATCTCTTGGTTTACCCCTCGGTGCCGGATGGGTTGGTAGAGGTGGCCTTGCCTCAGGGGCAACATCGGGTTGAATTGCAACTGGAACGCACGACGCAGGAGCGGTTGGGATTGGCAACGTCCCTGGTTTCATTCATCCTGATATGCGGTTTGTTTGCCCGGACGTGGGTGGCAGCCAAGCAAAAGATAGACGGTAGTTCATGAGGAAGATTATTGGCGTGCTTATCGCTGCTAAGGCTGGCTGGTTTGCGGCGGCCTTTATTTGCATTACCGTTTTGCCATGGTGGGAGCAGGGCAGTTGGGGGCGTGTGACAAGCTGGCCGTTGGAGGGGGGGCCGACGTTGGCCAGCCATTTTTCCACGTGGGATGCGGCGCTATATCTGAAGATTGCGCATGGCGGCTATCTTGCCGGCACAGGAATTTGCGCCTTCTATCCCCTCTGGCCGGGGCTTATACGACTGGGTTCTCTATTCACAGGCGGTGACCTGTTTTGGTCAGGCCTCATCTTGGCCAACCTGTTTTCCCTTTTGGGGCTGGTGCAGTTTTACCGGTTGGTCGGGGAACAACACGGAACGTCTGCCGCCCGCTGGGCCCTGGCGCTTCTCCTCGTCTTCCCCGGCGCCATTTTCCTTCATCTCATCTACACCGAGCCGCTGTTTTTATGGTTGTCGGTCAGTTGCCTGCGGCACTTGCTCCGGCAGCAATACCTGCCGGCAGGACTGTATGCCTATTTCATGCCGCTGACGCGGGCGGTGGGGGTGTTTGTGTTGCTGGTATTTTTCCTGCAACTGTGGCGGAGCCGGCGGGGCTGGCGGGAGTATGCCTATCTGCTGCTGCCGCTGGGGGGGTACCTGAGTTACTTTGGGGTGATGTGGTATTTTACGGGGAACGCGCTGGAGGGATTTGCGGCCCAAAAGCACTATCCCAACCAGCCGAGCATTGACAACCTGCTGAACGTGGGGCAGGCGATTCGGGGGCTGCTGAACATCGGCGAGTTTCACGGGGGCCTGAACTCGGCCGTGGACCGGTTGCATTACGTGCTGTTTGCGCAGGCGCTGGTGCTGGTGTGGCGGATGGACGAACGGTATTTTGCGTATGCGCTGCTGGTGGGTGGCGTGCCTGGGCTGACACACATCTACTGGTCGTATCCGCGGCTGATGATGATGGCCTTTCCGATGTTCATCGCGCTGGCGGTGTATTTGCGGGAGGGACTGGCGCGGTGGGTTTTGTGGTATTTGGTGGCGCTGATGGGGACGTTGCAGTTGTATTTCACGGCGTTGTACGTGCATAATCGCTGGGCGAGTTGAGGGGGAATGCCATTCGGCAAGACGCCAAAGGGAGAATGCGGAGCGCAAGTGCTACTTGAAACCGGGTTAATTGGACATGAACGAGCAAGGATCACCAGACAAAGTGGCAGTGGATGAATCTCCGCAAGCATTGTTGTCGCGTTGGGCGGCGGGGCGAGTGGTGGTGGAGGTGATGTCGGACCCGCGGCGTTTTTGGATATTTTTTTTGGTGGGCTTTTTGAGCTTGGTGGTGGTGGCGGAGTTGTTTCGCGGATTACGGCATAATCCGCATGCGGACGTTCAATTATACCAAAAGGTGGCACTGAATACCTTGGACGGGCGATTGCCTTACCGCGATTATGTGCTGGAGTACCCGCCTTATGCCGTGCCGTTTTTTCTGGTGACGGCGTTGCGGTCCAGCGAGCGCGGTCATTTGGCCGCGTTCTCAGCGCAAATGCTGTTGGTGGACTGGCTGGTGAAGGGGCTGCTGCTATGGATGGTGTTCCGCTGGTGGCGGGAGCAGGGGGCCGCCGCGCCGCCGGACGAAGGGCCAGCGGCGGCCGTGTATGCGCCGCCGGCGCGGATGTTTCTGCCGCTGGTGGTCTTTTGCCTGTGCACGGCGCCGAATCACTATTTTTATTTGCAACGGTATGACCTGATCCCGGCGGCGTTATGTTTGGGGGTGTTGCTGGCGTGGTGGCGGCAGCGGCATGGGCTGGCGGGCGTGTTGTTGATGGTGGCTATCGGCGCAAAGCTGTATCCGGTGGTGTGGGTGCCGCCGTTGCTGGTATTGGCGTGGCGGACCGGGCGGCTCAGGCCGTTTGTCCTTGGCCTGGCGGCCGGCGCGGCACCGCTGGTGCTCATGGGGCTGGTGGCGCCGTGGTGGCGGTTTTTGGATTTTCATGCCGAACGCGGCCTGCAAGTGGAGAGTTTGTTTGCGTCGGTTATTTGGCTGGGGAAGCATCTGGGATTATGGGCTGCGGAATATAAATGGATCAAGTCATGGTTGGAGGTGAAGGGGCCGATGGCCGAGCGGTTGTTCCCGCTGGCATGGGCGGTGTTTGTGCTGGCGACGGTGGCGGGAGTGGCGGCAGCCTGCTGGCGTCTGTATCGGGCCAAAGAAGGATTGAGCCTGCCGGAGCTGGCGCGAGTGCTGCTACTGCCCCTGCTGGCATTTGTGGCCTTCAACATCATCCTAAGCCCGCAGTACATGATTTGGCTGTCGGTGGTGGTGGCGGTGGCGGCTCTGGGGCAGTGGACGCGGCCGCTGTTGTGGATTACGGTGGCGGCGTTCATCACGCCCATCATTTTTCCGGGTTACCATTACAGCACGGGCGAGTCGCTGGTGGAGGCGTTGGTGCTGGTGATACGCAACGGACTGCTGGTACTCGCCGCAGTGAAACTTTTCCGGCAAATGCGTTCCACGCCATGAAACTGAGACATCCCATGGCGCTGCGGCAGGGCTTCACGCTGGTGGAACTGCTGGTGGTGGTGGGCATCATTGCGGTGCTGGCGGCGTTGCTCATGCCGGCCCTGGGCGCCGCCAAGCGGCGGGCGGTGACGGTGCGATGTTTGAACAACCTCCGCCAGTTGCAGGCGGCCTGGCAAATGTATGAGGTCGACCACCACGAGCTGCCGCCGAATAATGATCAGCCAGGCGCGGGGCAAAGCGCGGAGCAGCCCAGTTGGGTGGCGGGGTGGCTGCGGCTGGACAGCGAGCGGGGAGACAAAAGGGAATCGGTGGATACGGAGCTGCTTGTGGGCGCAAAGTACCGCGCTTTTGGGTCGCTGGGGCCGTACACGCGGAATCCGCAGCTCTACAAATGCGCGCACGACCGCAGCACGGTGCGAATTGACGGGGTGGATTTGCCGCGCACGCGCACCGTGGCCATGAACGCCTACATGAACGGCACGGGTGTATGGCAGGACACCAACTACGTGACATTCCGAAGGTCAGCGCAAATCCCCCATCCCGCCGGCATGTGGGTGTTCATTGAAGAGCGGGAGGACTCGATCAATGACGGTTATTTCGCCGTGGCCATGGCGGCGCGGTACGCAATCATTGACACGCCGGCCAATTACCACGACGGCGCGGCGGTACTGTCCTTTGCCGATGGGCATGTGGATACAAAGAAATGGCGGGAGCCGACGACACAGCCCCCGTTGCGACCGGGGATGCACTTGAGCGGGGTGCCGTTTTACACGCCACCAACAGACCGGGACATGCGCTGGCTGGTGGAACATACCAGTGTGCCGGCGCGGCCTTAGGGAAAGATGCGACCCCACCACGACCACACCGTAAAGCGTTGGGTGGTGGGCGCCAGCCGCGCCGAGGTGGCGCTGGTGTTGCTGGTATTGGGCATTTTGGGGATGGTGATACTGGCCTTCGTTTCACTGAATCGCGAGCGCCCCAAGGAGGCGGCCTGCTCCATGAATGTGAAGCGGCTGACGCTGGCGTTTCAGAATTACACCGCCCAGCAGGCGGCTTATCCTGCCTGTGGCAGGCTGGGGGAGGAACTGCCGCAAGACTGGCTGCACTGGCAGCCGGGCCGCCGCATTGAGCAGAGCGCCCTGGCGCCGTGGCTGGGGGAGATTTCCTCGCGCACGATGGCCTGCCCGCGTGATTTGGACACGCGGCATCGCCAGTTTCAATTCAGCTACACGATGAATATGCACCTGCACCTGGCCGCCGTGGCCGGAAGGCAACCCGCCGCCACGGTGGTGGTGTTTGAGGAAGAGCATCCCAATGACGGCGCCTGCCTGCCGGGGCATCCCAGTGACCGCCTGACGGCACGGCACACGCATGGGCGGTCGCATGCGGGCTTTGCCGACGGCAGCGTGCGGCTGGTGCGGGAAGACGAAGTGGTGAAGTGACACGCTGGCGGGGCGGCAACACCACCAGGACGCCCCGACAAGGGGGTTGGCTCCTGGTCATGTTCCTTGCGGCAGGAATGGAGCCCGCCTCAACATCAGGGTTAACCCACCGTGATGAGCGGCGAATCATCTGAGCAAGTGTTTTGAATTTTCCCGCAAACAAAAAGCTTTTCCCGCAAGTACCGGCAGGCCAGACTTTTGGGCATGGCATCGCGTTGGCAAGTGGTCATCGGGTTGGGTTTGGCATGGTTCGGAGTGCTGGAAGCGGCGGCGGCCGCTCCGGCAAACTGGACGGTTTCCTCCCCCAACGAAAAAATCAAGGTAGTCATCCGCCTGGCCGATTTGGGCAAACAACGGGATTATCCCTCCGGCCGCCGTCTCTATTACCGCGTGGAATTGAACGGGCAAACTGTGGTGGATGATTCCCCACTTGGCCTGACCCTCACCGATGTGGATTTAAGCCGCAACCTGGCCGTGGTCACGGCCCTGCCGCCCAAGTCCATTGAGGAGCGCTACGCTGCCTTGCACGGCAAACGCCGTGAGCGTCTGCATCAGGCCCGGCAATTAACGCTGGTTTTGCGCGGAGAAAAAGGACGTGCCTTGGAGGTGGATTTTCGGGCAAGCAATGACGGGGTGGCCTTTCGCTATCGGCTGCCCGAGCGCATGCCCCTGGCCACCGCGATGGTAGCCGCTGAAGCCACCGGGTTTGCCCTGCCCTTGGATGGCCGGATGTGGGCGCACCCCGCCGATCACGTCACCGTCTATGCGCCCGCCTACGAAACTTACTACGAGAATGAAATCCCCATTGGCACGCCATCACCCATCACCAACGGCTGGTCCTACCCCGTGCTCTTTCGCACCGCCAATGCGCGCGCCTGGGGATTAATCACCGAGGCTGCCCTGGGCACCAATTACTGCGGCACACGCCTGCAAAGCCAGGCGCCCCAAGGCGTTTATCGGCTGCGCTGGCCAGCCCCCGATGAAGGCCATAATACGGGCAGCCCATTCCCGGTTTCGACGCTTCCCTGGGAAATGCCGTGGCGCGTTATTATTTTGGGAGACTCGCTGGCCAACATCGTGGAGTCCACCCTGGTGGAGGACCTTTGCCCGCCAAGCGCGCTTAAAAACACGGATTGGGTCAAGCCGGGCCGGGTGGCCTGGAGCTGGTGGTCGGACCCGCCCAGTCCACAAGATGCCGCCAAACAGAAACAGTTTGTGGACTTCGCCGCAGAAATGGGTTGGGAATACGTGCTGGTGGACGCCAACTGGACGCTCATGGACAATGGCAGTTTGGGCGACGTCCTGCGCCACGCCAAAAGCAAAGAGGTGGGCATCCTGCTCTGGTACAACTCGGGGGGACCGCACAACATCGTCACCGAGAAACCGCGTGATGGCTTCACCTATCGCGAAGTCCGCCGCTTCGAGCTGGAGTGGCTTAAGAAATCGGGGGTCAAGGGCATCAAGGTGGACTTCTTCCAAAGTGACAAACAAAACGTCATTCAACTCTATCACCAGATTTTGCAGGACGCCGCCGATTATCAAATCCTGGTCAACTTCCACGGCTGCACCCTGCCCCGCGGGTGGTCACGCACCTATCCCCACCTGCTCTCCATGGAGGCGGTGCGAGGTGCGGAAAACTACATTTTCACCGGCGATTTTCCGCAGCGCGCTCCCGTGCAAAACACCATCACTCCGTTCACGCGGAATGTGGTGGGACCGATGGACTATACCCCGGTGGCACTCACGGAGCACAATCATAAACACTTGACCACTTACGCCCACGAGCTGGCACTCGCCGCGTTGTTTGAATCGGCGTGGGTGCACTTTGCCGACAAACCGGAGGCCTATCGCGCCCTGCCCGCCGAACCCAAACAATGGCTGAAAGACCTCCCCGTGGCGTGGGATGACACACGTTTGGTGGCGGGTTATCCCGGCCAGTTTATCGTGCTGGCCCGGCGCAAAGGGTCAGTATGGCACCTGGCGGGCGTGAATGGACAAAACCAGCCTCGCGAAGTGCGTCTAGAATTCGGCTCCTGGCTGAATCTGGCGCAGGCCGAATTGCTGGTCATGAGCGACGGCGCCGACGCGCGCACCTTTAACGTGCAGCGCTTGAACTGGCAACGCGGCCAGACGCCCGTCGTTAAGATGCTGCCCTATGGCGGCCTGGTGGGGACGTTGCAGCAAAAGCCATGATGCCGAGGACGGCCATGCTTTTCGCCGCGGCCTTGTGGCTCCATGCGGGCGCAGGCGCCGCCGAAAAGGTCATGGTGGAATGGACCTTCGCGCAGCCCGGCCAATTCCAAGGCTGGCAGGCCAATGGCCACATCCAGGGCGCGCAAGTGGCCCAGGGGGTCCTCTCCGGGCGGGCCGTGGGTAACGACCCAATTCTCGAATACCAGCCTTCCCTCAACCTTGTTGCCTCCCCCTGGCAGGTGATTGAAATCCGCCTGTCGGCCAACCGAGATGGCATGTGCCAGGTTTTTTGGAGCAATACTCGTGAGGGGCGTTATGGGGGATTTTCCGGCGCTAAAACCACGGATTTTTATGTGGTGGGCGATGGCGCCATGCGCACCTACCGCCTGCTACCCTTCTGGCACCGGGAGGGCAAAATCGTCCGCCTGCGCTTGGACCTGGCCGACGGCATGGAGTTTGCCTTGGACCACGTGCGCGTGGTGGAATTGGACATGCCCCCCGTGGCGGACACGCCTCATTTCCAATTTGACCAAGGTTTGGCCGGCTGGCAGGCGTGGGGCCTCGGCCGTTTATGGCTCACCAATCAAACCCTCGCCTGGCAAAGCGCGACCCACGGCGATTTTCTTTGGGCGCCACCTGTGCCATGGGACGCCTCCAAGATGAATTATGTTGTGCTGCAAATGGCGGCCGCCGCCGGCCGCGAAGGCCGCATTTACTTTGCCACGGACCGCCAAAGCGGGCTGCATTCCCTCGCCTTTCCCATCATCAGCGATGGGCAGATGCGGTATTACAACGTGGACATGCTGGCCGCTCCGGCGTGGCAGGGACGCATCCTCGCGCTAGGAGTAGCCCCCACGGATGCCATTCAAAGTCCGGCCTTTATTCGTGCCGTCACGGGCAGCGACACCCCCTTGGGCCCGCCACAACTCAAAACAGTCCTGTTCGCGCTGGACACTGCCACTCCGCGAAGCGGCAAACCTGCGACGTTAAAAGCGATTGTGCATAACCAAGGCGGGTCCATCGCCAGCAACCTCCAAGCTCACCTCAACCTTCCGCGCAATCTGCGTCTGCTGCGGCCACTTGTCCCCCTGCCCGCCACCCTGGCCGTGGATGAGGAGGCCCAGGCAAGCTGGCAAATTCAAGCGGACGCCCCCGGACTTTACGAAGCCGCCCTCCAAGTGACCGCCCCTCAGGCGGAGCCAAGCACCGCCAGCGCCAGAATTATTGTGCCCTCCACGCCTCCCCCTCGGCGTCCGGCTGCGTATGTGCCTCCGCCTCAACCTGTGCGCGGCCCCTGGGATGTAGGGGTCTATTATTTTCCGGGCTGGCGCACTGCCAGCCAGTGGCACCCCGTGCAACGTTTCCCGGAACGGCAGCCTTTGCTTGGATGGTATCAGGAGGGCCTGCCGGAGATCGCCGATTGGCACATCAAATGGGCGGTGGAGCATGGCATTACCTTTTTTGCGTATGACTGGTACTGGGTGAAGGGCAGCCGCCAGCTCGAGCACGCCCTGCATGACGGCTATTTCAAGGCCCGCTACCGGCAACTGCTCAAGTTCTGCCTGCTGTGGGCCAATCACAATCCGCCCCAAACCCATTCGCTGGAAGATTCCCTTGAGGTCACTCGTTACTGGATTAGCCATTATTTTCAACGTCCAGAATATTACCGCCTCGATGGCAAGCCGGTGGTCATCATCTTCAGTCCGCATAATTTCCGCAGTGACCTGGGCGTCGAAGGCACCCGCCGCGCCTTTGCCGCCATGCGCGAGGAATGCCGGCGCGCCGGGCTGCCGGGGTTGTTTCTGGTCGCCTGTGTCAGCGGCCCTCAAGAAGCGGCGGAAGAGGGGTATGACGCCGTCACCTGCTATAACTGGGCAGCGCTGGGTCTGCGGGGGGAGGAAAAACGCGGGCCGTTTTCCACTTTGATTGAAGGCTACCATCGGCAATGGGAAGCCCTCATTACCCAGGGCCGCCTGCCGCTTATGCTGCCCTTGAGCGGAGGCTGGGACAGCCGGCCGTGGCACGGGGAAACCGCCATGGTCCGCTTCGGACGCACCCCCGAGCTTTTCAAGCAACATTTGCGTCAGGCCCGAGCCTGGCTGGAACGGCCAGAAGCACGCCCGCGGCTGTTGCCCGCTATTTTGATTGAAGCCTGGAATGAGTGGGGCGAAGGCTCGTATATCGAGCCGCATCAGGAGCACGGGTTTGCCTACCTGGATGCCATTCGTGAAGCCTTCACCTCCGCGCCCGCCCCACACCAGGACCTGGCCCCGGTGGACGTGGGACTTGGCCCCTACGATGTGCCGCCGGAACCACCAGGCCGCACGGCGTGGACTTTTGCGCAAGACGCGGAGGGGTGGGACAACACCATGAACTGCGACGCCGTCAAGGTGGAGGACGGGGTATTGCGCACGTTAACCGCCGGCCAGGACCCGGCGCTCTTTGGTCCGCCGATGCAGGCCTCCGCTTCCCACTGGACCAAAGTATCGTTGCGCCTGCGGTTGACCCCCACCGCAGGGCCTCCTTTTCGCGACCACGCCCAGCTTTTCTGGCGCACCAAACGCTGGGCAGAAAGTGAAGCCAGCAGTTTGCGCTTTCCCGTGGAGGTGGACGGGCAATGGCACGACTACGAGTTGCGGGTGTCGGAAAACCTCCGCTGGCGCGGCATCATCACACGCCTGCGGCTGGACCCCGCCAACCGGGCCGGCGTGCGGGTGGAATTGGAGGAAATCAGGCTGGCGAATTAGCGCTCAGGCTTGCGCAACATCACCAGTCGAAACCAGCCGCGTCCCACGGCCGGCTCTTCGTGCACCTTGACCAGTCGGGTGGCGGCAACAATCGGAGCCAGCTCGCGGTTGGCCTCGCTGGAAAACAAGCCCAGGATGGGATTGGTCAGTTGCAAAAAATGCCGCACCCAACCCTTGGGTGGAAGAAACTTGTCCATGAGGGAAATGCGGCCGCCCGGTTTAAGCACGCGCTCCGCCTCGCGCAAACAACGAATCGGGTCTGGCACCACTGCCACGACCAGATGCAAAACCACGGCATCGAAGCTGGCATCCGCAAACTCCAAGTCTTGGATATTCATGACTCGCGCATCCACGGGCAAACCCAACTTTTCGGCTCTGGCTTGCAGACGTTTGAGCATGGCAGGGGTTAAATCCACCGCCGTGACCCGCACGCCCGCCGGAATGAAGGGCAAATCCAGGCCCGTTCCCGCCCCGGCAATCAGCAGGCGCTCTCCTGGCTGGAGAGCCAGCAATTCAAAAGCCCGATGCCGCGCCCGATTGAAAACCGTGACCAATGAGTCATACGTGGGCGCCCAAAAGGTGTAACGGCACCGGTTCCACCAGAGCGTGTTCAGAGGATGTCTCGGAGCGTCAGGGAGTGATACCTTGGATTCCATAAGTTCTTATGTTCGCATGTTATTTTGGCAGACGCCGGGCCACCTGGCGGGCGATGGTTTCGCTGACCTCCACCACCGAGGGAATACCAGCAGGGGGCGCTGGCCGGTATAAATGTTCGTAACCGCTCTGCCGCACAAAAGCACGGCGCATGGCAGTGCCCGACGTGACCCAAACCGTTTTGCCTGTTTGCAAATCCCGCAGGTAAAAGACCAGGGTGACGGTTCGCCGGCCACCGCTGACCACCTCGTAAGTCATGGGCGTGGCCACCGCCCCGTGGTAAAGGTATTCTTCCTGATAATTCCGGTACACCGTCTGGCTCTCTTGTGAACGGGCCACATCCACTACCAATGCATAACGGGCGATGTTGGTGAGGGCTGCCAGCGACGCGAAATGTTCGTCTGTCCATCGGCCGGTTTTGGCCACTTTTTTCATAAGGTCCTCGTGCCGGCTCTGGGTCATGGCCAGACGCGCCTGCTCCAGAGGCAGGAGCTTGAGCCATGGCCGCGCCTCCCGAAATTGCTTGAGGACCACCTCTCCCAAGGCATCCGCGGCCACATATTCCCCTCCCCCCAAAGCAGTCACTGCTGCCAGCACCACGCCCTCCTGCTCCAGACTGGACCGGGACGGAGCCGGCTGAGTTCTCACCGTTTGTACTGCCGTGCGGCAGCCCACGGCGACCAGCAACAGAACCATCAGTCCCACCCAGCTCCCGGGTCTGCGAATCAGGCGCGCGAGCTTTGCTGTTTCCCTCACCACAACCATGCGGATACAACTTGCGAAAGTTATACGTCAATTGCAAGCCATGCCTGC
This is a stretch of genomic DNA from Fontisphaera persica. It encodes these proteins:
- a CDS encoding glycoside hydrolase family 99-like domain-containing protein, which gives rise to MMPRTAMLFAAALWLHAGAGAAEKVMVEWTFAQPGQFQGWQANGHIQGAQVAQGVLSGRAVGNDPILEYQPSLNLVASPWQVIEIRLSANRDGMCQVFWSNTREGRYGGFSGAKTTDFYVVGDGAMRTYRLLPFWHREGKIVRLRLDLADGMEFALDHVRVVELDMPPVADTPHFQFDQGLAGWQAWGLGRLWLTNQTLAWQSATHGDFLWAPPVPWDASKMNYVVLQMAAAAGREGRIYFATDRQSGLHSLAFPIISDGQMRYYNVDMLAAPAWQGRILALGVAPTDAIQSPAFIRAVTGSDTPLGPPQLKTVLFALDTATPRSGKPATLKAIVHNQGGSIASNLQAHLNLPRNLRLLRPLVPLPATLAVDEEAQASWQIQADAPGLYEAALQVTAPQAEPSTASARIIVPSTPPPRRPAAYVPPPQPVRGPWDVGVYYFPGWRTASQWHPVQRFPERQPLLGWYQEGLPEIADWHIKWAVEHGITFFAYDWYWVKGSRQLEHALHDGYFKARYRQLLKFCLLWANHNPPQTHSLEDSLEVTRYWISHYFQRPEYYRLDGKPVVIIFSPHNFRSDLGVEGTRRAFAAMREECRRAGLPGLFLVACVSGPQEAAEEGYDAVTCYNWAALGLRGEEKRGPFSTLIEGYHRQWEALITQGRLPLMLPLSGGWDSRPWHGETAMVRFGRTPELFKQHLRQARAWLERPEARPRLLPAILIEAWNEWGEGSYIEPHQEHGFAYLDAIREAFTSAPAPHQDLAPVDVGLGPYDVPPEPPGRTAWTFAQDAEGWDNTMNCDAVKVEDGVLRTLTAGQDPALFGPPMQASASHWTKVSLRLRLTPTAGPPFRDHAQLFWRTKRWAESEASSLRFPVEVDGQWHDYELRVSENLRWRGIITRLRLDPANRAGVRVELEEIRLAN
- a CDS encoding glycosyltransferase family 87 protein, translating into MNEQGSPDKVAVDESPQALLSRWAAGRVVVEVMSDPRRFWIFFLVGFLSLVVVAELFRGLRHNPHADVQLYQKVALNTLDGRLPYRDYVLEYPPYAVPFFLVTALRSSERGHLAAFSAQMLLVDWLVKGLLLWMVFRWWREQGAAAPPDEGPAAAVYAPPARMFLPLVVFCLCTAPNHYFYLQRYDLIPAALCLGVLLAWWRQRHGLAGVLLMVAIGAKLYPVVWVPPLLVLAWRTGRLRPFVLGLAAGAAPLVLMGLVAPWWRFLDFHAERGLQVESLFASVIWLGKHLGLWAAEYKWIKSWLEVKGPMAERLFPLAWAVFVLATVAGVAAACWRLYRAKEGLSLPELARVLLLPLLAFVAFNIILSPQYMIWLSVVVAVAALGQWTRPLLWITVAAFITPIIFPGYHYSTGESLVEALVLVIRNGLLVLAAVKLFRQMRSTP
- a CDS encoding glycoside hydrolase family 97 protein, whose product is MASRWQVVIGLGLAWFGVLEAAAAAPANWTVSSPNEKIKVVIRLADLGKQRDYPSGRRLYYRVELNGQTVVDDSPLGLTLTDVDLSRNLAVVTALPPKSIEERYAALHGKRRERLHQARQLTLVLRGEKGRALEVDFRASNDGVAFRYRLPERMPLATAMVAAEATGFALPLDGRMWAHPADHVTVYAPAYETYYENEIPIGTPSPITNGWSYPVLFRTANARAWGLITEAALGTNYCGTRLQSQAPQGVYRLRWPAPDEGHNTGSPFPVSTLPWEMPWRVIILGDSLANIVESTLVEDLCPPSALKNTDWVKPGRVAWSWWSDPPSPQDAAKQKQFVDFAAEMGWEYVLVDANWTLMDNGSLGDVLRHAKSKEVGILLWYNSGGPHNIVTEKPRDGFTYREVRRFELEWLKKSGVKGIKVDFFQSDKQNVIQLYHQILQDAADYQILVNFHGCTLPRGWSRTYPHLLSMEAVRGAENYIFTGDFPQRAPVQNTITPFTRNVVGPMDYTPVALTEHNHKHLTTYAHELALAALFESAWVHFADKPEAYRALPAEPKQWLKDLPVAWDDTRLVAGYPGQFIVLARRKGSVWHLAGVNGQNQPREVRLEFGSWLNLAQAELLVMSDGADARTFNVQRLNWQRGQTPVVKMLPYGGLVGTLQQKP
- a CDS encoding type II secretion system protein, which translates into the protein MKLRHPMALRQGFTLVELLVVVGIIAVLAALLMPALGAAKRRAVTVRCLNNLRQLQAAWQMYEVDHHELPPNNDQPGAGQSAEQPSWVAGWLRLDSERGDKRESVDTELLVGAKYRAFGSLGPYTRNPQLYKCAHDRSTVRIDGVDLPRTRTVAMNAYMNGTGVWQDTNYVTFRRSAQIPHPAGMWVFIEEREDSINDGYFAVAMAARYAIIDTPANYHDGAAVLSFADGHVDTKKWREPTTQPPLRPGMHLSGVPFYTPPTDRDMRWLVEHTSVPARP
- a CDS encoding class I SAM-dependent methyltransferase, with the protein product MESKVSLPDAPRHPLNTLWWNRCRYTFWAPTYDSLVTVFNRARHRAFELLALQPGERLLIAGAGTGLDLPFIPAGVRVTAVDLTPAMLKRLQARAEKLGLPVDARVMNIQDLEFADASFDAVVLHLVVAVVPDPIRCLREAERVLKPGGRISLMDKFLPPKGWVRHFLQLTNPILGLFSSEANRELAPIVAATRLVKVHEEPAVGRGWFRLVMLRKPER
- a CDS encoding mannosyltransferase family protein; translation: MLIAAKAGWFAAAFICITVLPWWEQGSWGRVTSWPLEGGPTLASHFSTWDAALYLKIAHGGYLAGTGICAFYPLWPGLIRLGSLFTGGDLFWSGLILANLFSLLGLVQFYRLVGEQHGTSAARWALALLLVFPGAIFLHLIYTEPLFLWLSVSCLRHLLRQQYLPAGLYAYFMPLTRAVGVFVLLVFFLQLWRSRRGWREYAYLLLPLGGYLSYFGVMWYFTGNALEGFAAQKHYPNQPSIDNLLNVGQAIRGLLNIGEFHGGLNSAVDRLHYVLFAQALVLVWRMDERYFAYALLVGGVPGLTHIYWSYPRLMMMAFPMFIALAVYLREGLARWVLWYLVALMGTLQLYFTALYVHNRWAS